Proteins from a genomic interval of Rosa chinensis cultivar Old Blush chromosome 2, RchiOBHm-V2, whole genome shotgun sequence:
- the LOC112188431 gene encoding lycopene epsilon cyclase, chloroplastic has translation MDCVGIGARNFTAMTVSFCPTGRRGFIPSTRKEASFFRYGALCNKHSLLQVRATAGSVAVKEGFADEEDYVKGGGSELLFVQMQRNKAMEKQSKLVDKLPPIRDDVLDLVVIGCGPAGLALAAESAKLGLKVGLIGPDLPFTNNYGVWEDEFKDLGLEGCIEHVWQDTIVYLDDESDPILFGRAYGRVCRNLLHEELLRRCVESGVSYLSSRVESIVEGSNGHSLIACEHGINVPSRLATVASGAASGKLLQYEVGGPKVSVQTAYGVEVEVESYPYDPNLMVFMDYRDYTKQKVSCLEAEYPTFLYAMAMSPTRIFFEETCLASKDAMPFDLLKKKLLSRLKTLGIRIVKTYEEEWSWIPVGGSLPNTEQKNLAFGAAASMVHPATGYSVVRSLSEAPKYASVIAKILKQDHPKASLSRQINNQNISMQAWNTLWPPERKRQRSFFLFGLALILQLDIEGIRTFFDTFFRLPTWMWQGFLGSSLSSADLMLFALYMFVIAPNSLRSRLVKHLLSDPTGATMIKTYLTANLNSFP, from the exons TTTACGGCAATGACGGTGTCGTTTTGCCCCACTGGGAGAAGAGGGTTTATCCCAAGTACTAGAAAGGAAGCTTCTTTCTTTCGCTACGGTGCTTTGTGTAACAAGCATTCTCTGCTCCAAGTGAGAGCCACTGCCGGAAGTGTGGCTGTCAAGGAAGGCTTTGCGGATGAGGAAGATTACGTGAAGGGCGGTGGGTCGGAGCTTCTTTTCGTCCAAATGCAGCGGAACAAGGCCATGGAGAAACAGTCTAAACTCGTCGATAAG CTTCCGCCAATAAGGGATGATGTACTGGATTTGGTGGTGATTGGTTGTGGTCCGGCGGGTCTTGCTCTGGCTGCCGAGTCGGCTAAGTTGGGATTGAAAGTTGGGCTCATTGGCCCTGACCTGCCTTTCACAAACAACTATGGTGTTTGGGAAGATGAATTCAAAG ACCTTGGACTAGAAGGGTGTATTGAGCATGTTTGGCAGGACACCATTGTGTATCTTGATGACGAAAGCGATCCCATTTTGTTCGGTCGTGCTTACGGTCGTGTGTGCCGAAATTTGCTCCATGAGGAGCTTTTGAGAAG GTGTGTAGAGTCAGGTGTTTCATACCTTAGTTCAAGGGTGGAGAGTATTGTTGAAGGTAgcaatggccatagccttatAGCATGTGAGCATGGTATCAATGTCCCCTCTAG GCTTGCTACTGTTGCATCAGGAGCTGCTTCAGGGAAGCTTTTGCAATATGAGGTGGGTGGTCCAAAGGTCTCTGTCCAAACAGCTTATGGAGTGGAGGTTGAG gTGGAAAGTTATCCATATGATCCCAACCTGATGGTTTTCATGGATTATAGAGactacacaaaacaaaaagtttcaTGTTTGGAAGCAGAATATCCCACATTTCTTTATGCCATGGCCATGTCCCCAACAAGAATATTCTTTGAG GAAACTTGCTTGGCTTCGAAAGATGCCATGCCTTTTGATTTATTGAAGAAAAAGCTCTTGTCAAGGTTAAAGACATTGGGAATTCGTATTGTAAAAACTTATGAAGAG GAATGGTCTTGGATTCCAGTTGGGGGGTCATTACCGAATACAGAGCAAAAGAATTTGGCATTTGGTGCTGCTGCTAGCATGGTACATCCAGCCACAG GGTACTCAGTAGTGAGATCTTTGTCGGAGGCCCCAAAATATGCTTCTGtgattgcaaagattttgaagcAGGATCATCCTAAGGCCAGTCTTAGCCGTCAAATAAATAATCAGAATATCTCAATGCAAG CCTGGAATACCCTCTGGCCACCAGAAAGGAAACGCCAAAGATCATTCTTCCTGTTTGGACTAGCGCTCATTCTGCAACTGGACATTGAGGGCATTAGGACATTCTTCGACACCTTCTTCCGCTTACCTACTTG GATGTGGCAGGGTTTTCTCGGGTCTTCTCTGTCCTCGGCTGATCTCATGCTCTTTGCCTTGTATATGTTTGTTATAGCACCAAATAGTTTGAGAAGTCGTCTTGTCAAACATCTATTATCAGATCCTACTGGAGCCACTATGATAAAAACCTATCTCACAGCAAACTTGAATTCCTTCccttag